The following are encoded together in the Tripterygium wilfordii isolate XIE 37 chromosome 18, ASM1340144v1, whole genome shotgun sequence genome:
- the LOC119984754 gene encoding growth-regulating factor 7-like, whose amino-acid sequence MMMNMVHHRDNHHRPLIQSCMPNTGDGDGDGDGPAFNSSNIYDVVVDAGGFGAVAVAASDGAVGVRTLQFKSSGDMAAALGYSFTNAQLMELERQAMIYKYMVASIPVPPQLLFPITYSDPSPPYSSCGLNRRLSNGTDLEPGRCRRTDGKKWRCSRDVAPDQKYCERHMHRGRPRSRKHVELQANKKTRYSSNLSVNSTSTSGSSASQFVGAVSEAFPQTPLLTDKTSDKAPNFNDYRSLDWMIIKDSTSDRQWLHNTNIGAHTNISLLNQAPLDLNMYTDFSVSEDHHQKINNYDHHHHLFPGVESSLERGLAESPGDFIDAWSEGPNKNNSISSNGNFSLSSSLTLSMAAHNSMNDEMGQILMGLGLIESGQGQPTSWVASTPRGPLAEVLRPSIIAGNGDSSSPQATSVSSPSGVIQRTIASLSDSSGSSSPTTLTSSSRTRPEIALMWVDQEKLGSCG is encoded by the exons ATGATGATGAATATGGTCCATCATCGTGATAATCACCACCGTCCATTAATCCAATCCTGTATGCCTAATactggtgatggtgatggtgatggtgatggtccCGCATTTAACAGCAGTAATATATACGATGTTGTTGTTGATGCTGGTGGTTTTGGTGCCGTTGCTGTTGCTGCTAGTGATGGTGCAGTTGGTGTAAGAACTTTGCAGTTCAAATCCTCTG GAGACATGGCAGCAGCTTTGGGGTATTCTTTTACAAATGCACAGTTGATGGAGCTTGAGAGACAAGCAATGATATACAAGTACATGGTGGCCTCTATTCCTGTGCCTCCTCAACTTCTCTTTCCCATAACTTACTCAGACCCATCTCCACCCTACTCTTCCT GTGGCCTTAATCGGAGGTTGTCAAATGGGACAGATCTTGAGCCGGGAAGGTGCAGGAGAACAGATGGGAAGAAATGGAGGTGCTCAAGAGATGTGGCGCCTGACCAGAAGTACTGTGAGCGTCACATGCACAGAGGTCGTCCCCGTTCAAGAAAGCATGTGGAACTTCAAGCCAACAAGAAGACTCGCTATAGTTCTAATCTTTCTGTCAACAGCACCAGTACTAGTGGTAGCTCTGCATCTCAGTTCGTTGGAGCTGTTTCAGAGGCATTTCCCCAAACACCTTTGTTAACTGATAAAACCAGTGATAAAGCTCCCAACTTTAACGATTACAG GAGCTTGGATTGGATGATCATAAAAGACTCAACAAGTGATCGACAATGGCTTCATAATACCAATATAGGAGCACACACGAACATCTCTCTTCTCAACCAAGCGCCTCTGGATCTGAATATGTATACAGATTTCAGTGTGAGTGAAGATCAtcatcaaaaaattaataattatgatCATCATCACCATTTGTTTCCTGGTGTGGAGTCTTCTCTGGAGAGAGGACTCGCCGAGAGCCCTGGAGACTTCATCGATGCCTGGTCTGAGGGACCCAATAAGAACAACTCCATTTCCTCAAATGGGAACTTCTCACTTTCCTCTTCACTCACGCTATCAATGGCCGCTCATAACTCCATGAATGACGAGATGGGCCAGATCCTTATGGGGCTAGGCCTTATAGAATCGGGCCAGGGCCAACCCACTTCATGGGTGGCCTCCACACCTCGTGGCCCATTAGCAGAGGTACTAAGACCTAGCATCATTGCCGGAAATGGAGATTCTAGCAGCCCTCAGGCGACCTCTGTGTCCTCTCCATCTGGGGTTATTCAGAGAACAATCGCTTCATTATCCGACAGCAGTGGGAGTAGCAGCCCAACAACATTGACCAGTTCATCCAGGACCAGACCTGAAATTGCATTGATGTGGGTGGATCAAGAGAAATTAGGTTCTTGTGGTTGA